In Persicimonas caeni, a single window of DNA contains:
- the hypF gene encoding carbamoyltransferase HypF, with protein MPRKRVHIHVDGAVQGVGFRPFVYRVAHDLGLGGWVCNNSTGVDVEFEGEEDAVELGLRRLRSEHPPHADISGVSVAHCDPLGGEGFVIRSSDDTGGTTSVLPDLATCEDCRREVFDSQDRRYRYPFTNCTNCGPRFSIIQEIPYDRATTTMRGFDMCAACQAEYDDPLDRRFHAQPNACAACGPKLYWRDAVGAVLAERDAALRAAEEAIGEGDVVAVKGLGGFHLVVDATSETAVGNLRQRKKRGKKPFAVMCPSLDMVREVCEVSGVEAEALLGSGSPIVLLERRSDAPQGLLARAVAPDNPRIGVMLPYTPLHHLLLADLGRPVVVTSANRASEPICTDGAEAVQRLHRIADWFLDHDRPIARPVEDSVVQVVLGAPQVLRYARGYAPQVVANQVVAKQALANQPVTTVDSSEVVLAAGGHLKSAVALARDGEVILGPHVGDLDTVEALEAFEALFDDLAELQGVAPSVVAHDMHPDYQSTRVAQESGAETYAVQHHHAHVAAVIAEHDIDGEVLGVSWDGTGYGGDGTVWGGEFLRASRSDFERVAHLYPFRLPGGEAAAREPRRSALGVLSEAFDELPLDRVSSLRAAFDSIELDTLAAMLLRSLRCVETTSAGRLFDAVASLLGLCQHNDFEAEAAMMLQFEAESVAEGPVFDAPLEGESIDWRPTIRRMVDALDAGESPAALARGFHLTLARAVVDVARRHDLQRVVLGGGCFQNRLLLTETASRLQDAGFDVYWPQRIPAGDGGLAVGQAIVATSRNT; from the coding sequence ATGCCCCGCAAGCGCGTACATATCCACGTGGATGGCGCGGTGCAGGGCGTGGGGTTTCGCCCGTTTGTCTATCGCGTCGCTCACGACCTGGGCCTCGGCGGATGGGTGTGCAACAACTCGACGGGCGTCGACGTCGAGTTCGAGGGCGAGGAGGACGCCGTCGAGCTCGGGCTCCGGCGTTTGAGGAGCGAGCACCCGCCACACGCTGATATCAGCGGGGTCTCGGTCGCCCATTGTGACCCATTGGGGGGTGAGGGCTTCGTCATCCGAAGCAGCGACGACACGGGCGGGACGACGTCCGTGCTCCCCGACCTGGCGACGTGCGAGGACTGCCGCCGGGAGGTCTTCGACTCGCAGGACCGGCGCTACCGCTATCCGTTCACAAACTGCACGAACTGCGGCCCGCGCTTTAGCATCATCCAAGAGATTCCGTACGACCGGGCGACCACCACGATGCGCGGCTTCGACATGTGCGCGGCGTGTCAGGCCGAGTACGACGACCCGCTCGACCGACGCTTTCACGCCCAACCGAACGCCTGTGCTGCCTGCGGACCGAAGCTCTACTGGCGAGACGCCGTGGGTGCGGTGCTCGCCGAGCGCGACGCCGCCCTTCGCGCTGCCGAGGAGGCCATCGGCGAAGGCGACGTCGTCGCCGTCAAAGGCCTGGGCGGATTCCACCTCGTCGTCGACGCGACGAGCGAGACGGCGGTGGGCAATCTTCGCCAGCGAAAGAAGCGCGGCAAAAAGCCCTTCGCGGTGATGTGTCCGTCGCTCGACATGGTCCGCGAAGTCTGCGAGGTGAGCGGCGTCGAGGCCGAAGCGCTGCTGGGTAGTGGGTCACCCATTGTGCTACTGGAGCGTCGCTCCGACGCCCCGCAAGGCTTGCTTGCGAGGGCAGTCGCCCCTGACAACCCGCGTATCGGCGTCATGCTTCCGTACACGCCGTTGCATCATCTTCTGCTCGCGGACCTCGGGCGTCCGGTCGTGGTGACGAGCGCCAACCGCGCCTCCGAGCCCATCTGCACCGACGGCGCCGAAGCCGTGCAGCGACTGCACCGCATCGCCGATTGGTTTCTCGACCACGACCGTCCCATTGCGCGCCCGGTCGAAGACTCGGTCGTCCAGGTCGTCCTCGGTGCGCCGCAGGTGCTTCGCTACGCCCGTGGTTACGCGCCCCAGGTCGTCGCAAACCAGGTCGTCGCGAAACAGGCCCTCGCGAACCAGCCCGTCACCACGGTCGACTCCTCGGAGGTCGTGCTCGCCGCCGGCGGCCACCTCAAGAGCGCGGTCGCCCTCGCGCGAGACGGCGAGGTTATCTTGGGGCCGCACGTGGGCGACCTCGACACGGTCGAGGCGCTCGAGGCTTTCGAGGCGCTCTTCGACGACCTCGCCGAGCTGCAGGGCGTCGCGCCGAGCGTCGTCGCCCACGATATGCACCCCGACTATCAGTCGACGCGAGTTGCCCAGGAGAGCGGCGCAGAGACGTACGCAGTCCAGCACCACCACGCCCACGTCGCCGCCGTGATAGCCGAACACGACATCGACGGCGAAGTCCTCGGCGTGAGTTGGGACGGCACGGGTTACGGCGGCGACGGAACCGTGTGGGGCGGTGAGTTCCTGCGCGCCTCGCGGTCGGACTTCGAGCGCGTCGCGCACCTGTATCCGTTTCGGTTGCCAGGCGGCGAGGCGGCGGCCCGAGAGCCTCGGCGCTCGGCGCTGGGCGTCTTGTCGGAGGCGTTCGACGAGCTTCCGCTCGACCGCGTGAGTTCGCTCCGCGCCGCCTTCGACAGCATAGAGCTCGACACGTTGGCCGCGATGCTGCTGCGCAGCCTTCGCTGCGTCGAGACCACCAGCGCCGGCCGACTCTTCGACGCGGTCGCGTCGCTCCTCGGGCTGTGCCAGCACAACGACTTCGAGGCCGAGGCGGCCATGATGCTGCAATTCGAAGCCGAGTCGGTCGCCGAGGGGCCGGTCTTCGATGCGCCCCTCGAAGGCGAGAGCATCGACTGGCGGCCCACCATCCGCCGGATGGTCGACGCCCTCGACGCCGGCGAGTCGCCTGCCGCGCTCGCCCGCGGCTTCCACCTGACGCTGGCGCGCGCCGTCGTCGACGTCGCCCGCCGTCACGACCTGCAGCGCGTCGTGCTAGGCGGCGGCTGCTTCCAAAATCGTCTGCTCCTCACCGAGACGGCGTCTCGC
- a CDS encoding hydrogenase/urease maturation nickel metallochaperone HypA: MTLLRDLLRKIELIAAQEEASRVVGVKVRIGALAHISGEHFREHFEQATEGHVAEDAELEVVEMTDESDPLAQEIVLESIQVQD, from the coding sequence ATGACCCTGTTGAGAGACTTGCTGCGCAAGATCGAGCTTATCGCCGCCCAGGAAGAGGCGTCGCGCGTGGTCGGCGTCAAGGTGCGCATCGGCGCGCTGGCGCATATCTCCGGCGAGCACTTCCGCGAGCACTTCGAGCAGGCGACCGAGGGCCACGTGGCCGAGGATGCCGAGCTCGAAGTCGTCGAGATGACTGACGAGTCCGATCCGTTGGCGCAAGAGATTGTCTTGGAGTCCATTCAGGTACAGGACTAG